In Halosegnis marinus, one genomic interval encodes:
- a CDS encoding shikimate dehydrogenase: protein MQVFGLVGNPVGHSLSPPMHEAAYDALGIDGRYVTFEPAEGTLARAFDGADALGIAGLNVTIPFKRRALELTEPAPLAARIGAVNTVDFSGETPTGHNTDAAGAVRALRRHDVALSGEAVVVGAGGAGRAVAFGLADEGMRVGIANRTVPRAEELAAEVPNASGHGLDALPDLLREADVLVNCTSVGMEDDETPVPAEALHDDLAVLDAVYSPLDTRLLREARAAGATTVDGAWMLLYQGVEAFELWTGREAPVAAMNTALRDRV from the coding sequence ATGCAGGTGTTCGGACTGGTCGGCAACCCCGTCGGTCACTCGCTGTCGCCGCCGATGCACGAGGCCGCCTACGACGCGCTCGGCATCGACGGCCGCTACGTCACCTTCGAGCCGGCGGAGGGAACCCTCGCCCGCGCGTTCGACGGCGCCGACGCGCTCGGTATCGCCGGGCTCAACGTCACCATCCCGTTCAAGCGGCGGGCGCTGGAGCTGACGGAGCCGGCCCCGCTCGCGGCGCGTATCGGGGCCGTGAACACCGTCGATTTCTCCGGCGAGACGCCGACGGGCCACAACACCGACGCGGCCGGCGCCGTCCGGGCGCTGCGCCGCCACGACGTGGCGCTCTCGGGGGAGGCGGTCGTCGTCGGCGCGGGCGGCGCGGGCCGGGCCGTCGCCTTCGGCCTCGCGGACGAGGGGATGCGCGTCGGTATCGCGAACCGAACCGTCCCGCGCGCGGAGGAACTCGCGGCCGAGGTCCCGAACGCGAGCGGCCACGGCCTCGACGCGCTCCCCGACCTGCTCCGGGAGGCGGACGTGCTCGTCAACTGCACCAGCGTCGGGATGGAGGACGACGAGACGCCCGTGCCCGCCGAGGCGCTCCACGACGACCTCGCGGTGCTCGACGCCGTCTACTCGCCGCTCGACACGCGGCTGCTCCGCGAGGCGCGCGCGGCCGGCGCGACGACCGTGGACGGCGCGTGGATGCTGCTGTATCAGGGGGTGGAGGCGTTCGAACTGTGGACCGGGCGCGAGGCACCCGTGGCGGCGATGAATACAGCGCTGCGGGACCGAGTTTAA
- a CDS encoding sodium:calcium antiporter encodes MAVLDRLRHPLAAVAFAVLLTMPWVVSDLTGAAEGYTTTTVVTVAGVAVLGASFLLAWGAETAEKDVPRAFAIAVLAVLAVAPEYAVDALYAFNAGQFAGTERGMEAANLAVANMTGANRILIGLGWSGIALFTVYRAGSGADEAVEKRDGFLASRVNLDPDISTEIAFLFLATMWAFLVPVGGGIDIVDMGVLVGLYVLYIAVILKGDVEEHEEQVGVPAYFQAKARSVRVPIVLALFAYSGAMIFTAVEPFAHGLEVLGEDFGIPSFFMIQWIAPLASESPELIVVAYLVNKARSTAGFNALISSKLNQWTLLIGTLVVVYSIGLGTYGALPFDAKQAAEIWITAAQSFFALAVLVNFNISIREAVLLLVLFASQVGIEFAIIRDVAVGGAPIPFSSIDLLHGYTVLYMLIGIALFVSRWGALQRLFRRLVVTMRGAFGDGDGAQPSD; translated from the coding sequence ATGGCCGTTCTCGACCGTCTCCGTCATCCGCTCGCCGCGGTGGCCTTCGCCGTCCTCCTCACGATGCCGTGGGTCGTCTCCGACCTCACCGGCGCGGCCGAGGGGTACACCACCACGACCGTGGTCACCGTCGCCGGCGTCGCCGTCCTCGGCGCGTCCTTCCTCCTCGCCTGGGGCGCGGAAACCGCGGAGAAGGACGTGCCGCGCGCGTTCGCCATCGCCGTGCTGGCCGTCCTCGCGGTCGCGCCCGAGTACGCCGTGGACGCGCTGTACGCGTTCAACGCCGGGCAGTTCGCCGGCACCGAGCGCGGCATGGAGGCCGCGAACCTCGCGGTCGCCAACATGACCGGCGCGAACCGCATCCTCATCGGCCTCGGCTGGTCCGGCATCGCGCTGTTCACCGTCTATCGGGCCGGCAGCGGCGCGGACGAGGCCGTCGAGAAGCGCGACGGATTCCTCGCCTCCCGGGTCAACCTCGACCCGGACATCTCCACCGAGATAGCCTTCCTCTTCCTCGCGACGATGTGGGCCTTCCTCGTCCCCGTCGGGGGCGGCATCGACATCGTCGATATGGGCGTGCTCGTCGGCCTCTACGTCCTCTACATCGCCGTCATCCTGAAGGGCGACGTGGAGGAACACGAGGAGCAGGTCGGCGTCCCCGCCTACTTCCAGGCGAAGGCGCGGAGCGTCCGCGTCCCTATCGTGCTGGCGCTGTTCGCCTACTCCGGCGCGATGATATTCACCGCCGTCGAGCCGTTCGCCCACGGGCTTGAGGTGCTCGGCGAGGACTTCGGCATCCCCTCGTTCTTCATGATACAGTGGATCGCGCCCCTCGCCTCCGAGTCGCCGGAGCTCATCGTCGTCGCCTACCTCGTCAACAAGGCGCGCTCGACGGCCGGCTTCAACGCGCTCATCTCCTCGAAGCTGAACCAGTGGACGCTGCTCATCGGGACGCTCGTCGTCGTCTACTCCATCGGGCTGGGGACGTACGGCGCGCTCCCGTTCGACGCGAAACAGGCCGCCGAGATATGGATCACCGCCGCGCAGTCGTTCTTCGCGCTGGCGGTGCTCGTGAACTTCAACATCAGCATCCGCGAGGCGGTGCTGTTGCTCGTGCTGTTCGCCTCGCAGGTGGGCATCGAGTTCGCCATCATCCGGGACGTCGCCGTCGGCGGCGCCCCCATCCCGTTCAGCAGCATCGACCTGCTCCACGGCTACACCGTCCTCTACATGCTCATCGGCATCGCGCTGTTCGTCTCGCGGTGGGGCGCGCTCCAGCGGCTCTTCCGCCGGCTGGTGGTGACGATGCGCGGCGCGTTCGGCGACGGCGACGGCGCCCAGCCGAGCGACTGA
- a CDS encoding rhomboid family intramembrane serine protease, translating to MATCEVCGRDVDLPYSCRRCSGDYCAEHRLPENHDCPGMNEWNDPQGVFDSGFDDSVNDGGGSSSSVLDGLTGTGGPLSYFRGSVAYTFLGVMVVFFALQFLLFPLTGQPVGGALWSDLFTLSSRQPLAVWTWVTSVFSHGGIGHLFGNAIVLFFFGPVVERYLGSRRFAVMFLVTGALAGLAQVGLGLYLGSPTAVLGASGAIMAILAILTVLNPGLKVYLYFVLPVPIWLLTIGYAALSVFGAFGPTNALDNTAHFAHLTGLVLGLAYGAYLKDRVSVPGQLRFGGGGGGGMGGGGGPGGRRRF from the coding sequence ATGGCGACGTGTGAGGTGTGCGGCCGGGACGTGGACCTGCCGTACAGCTGTCGGCGGTGCAGCGGGGACTACTGTGCCGAGCACCGCCTCCCCGAGAACCACGACTGTCCGGGGATGAACGAGTGGAACGACCCGCAGGGGGTCTTCGACTCCGGCTTCGACGACTCCGTCAACGACGGCGGCGGCTCCTCGTCGTCCGTCCTCGACGGGCTGACCGGCACGGGCGGCCCGCTGAGCTACTTCCGGGGCTCGGTCGCGTACACCTTCCTCGGCGTGATGGTCGTCTTCTTCGCGCTCCAGTTCCTGCTGTTCCCGCTCACGGGACAGCCGGTCGGCGGCGCGCTGTGGAGCGACCTGTTCACGCTGTCGTCGCGACAGCCGCTGGCGGTGTGGACGTGGGTCACCTCGGTGTTCTCCCACGGCGGCATCGGCCACCTGTTCGGCAACGCCATCGTGCTGTTCTTCTTCGGCCCGGTGGTCGAGCGCTACCTCGGCTCGCGGCGGTTCGCGGTCATGTTCCTCGTCACGGGCGCGCTCGCGGGGCTCGCACAGGTGGGGCTGGGCCTCTATCTGGGTTCCCCGACGGCCGTTCTCGGCGCGAGCGGGGCCATCATGGCGATACTCGCGATTCTCACCGTCCTCAATCCGGGGCTGAAGGTGTACCTCTACTTCGTGCTCCCGGTTCCCATCTGGCTTCTGACCATCGGCTACGCCGCGCTGTCGGTCTTCGGCGCGTTCGGCCCGACGAACGCGCTCGACAACACCGCCCACTTCGCACACCTCACCGGGCTGGTGCTCGGCCTCGCGTACGGCGCCTACCTCAAGGACCGCGTGAGCGTCCCGGGCCAGCTCCGGTTCGGCGGCGGTGGCGGCGGCGGGATGGGCGGCGGCGGCGGTCCCGGCGGCCGCCGGCGCTTCTGA
- a CDS encoding endonuclease V translates to MAFRPDPALSRAEMEALQRDIADAARFTDDDCPTPADVASGEALVAGVDQAFLSDPDRAVSAVVLVRGGEVVERTYAVTDLSIPYVPGLLAFREGGPILAALDTLDAEPDLYVLDGSGRIHYREAGLATHVGVILDAPSVGVAKSLLCGEPRRPVDALAEGERVAVEADASMTAPAGTVVGYAYQSRQYPNSTRVNPLYVSPGHRVSAGTAVDLVAACGGDYKLPEPTRLADAYADEAKRAVRDGNA, encoded by the coding sequence ATGGCGTTCCGGCCCGACCCCGCGCTCTCGCGGGCCGAGATGGAGGCGCTCCAGCGCGACATCGCCGACGCCGCGCGGTTCACGGACGACGACTGTCCGACCCCGGCCGACGTCGCGTCGGGCGAGGCGCTCGTCGCGGGCGTGGACCAGGCGTTCCTCTCCGACCCGGACCGCGCCGTCTCGGCCGTCGTCCTCGTCCGCGGCGGCGAGGTGGTCGAGCGCACCTACGCGGTGACGGACCTCTCGATACCGTACGTGCCCGGACTGCTCGCGTTCCGCGAGGGCGGGCCGATACTCGCCGCGCTCGACACGCTCGACGCGGAGCCGGACCTCTACGTGTTGGACGGGTCGGGCCGCATCCACTACCGGGAGGCGGGACTGGCCACACACGTCGGCGTGATACTCGACGCGCCGAGCGTCGGCGTCGCGAAGAGCCTGCTGTGCGGCGAGCCCCGCCGGCCCGTGGACGCGCTGGCCGAGGGGGAGCGCGTCGCCGTCGAGGCCGACGCCTCGATGACCGCGCCCGCGGGAACCGTGGTGGGCTACGCCTACCAGAGCCGACAGTACCCGAACTCGACGCGCGTCAACCCCCTCTACGTCTCGCCGGGTCACCGCGTCTCGGCCGGGACGGCCGTGGACCTCGTGGCCGCGTGCGGCGGCGACTACAAGCTCCCCGAGCCGACGCGGCTGGCGGACGCGTACGCCGACGAGGCGAAGCGCGCCGTTCGCGACGGGAACGCATAA
- a CDS encoding SDR family oxidoreductase, which produces MERTILVTGASSGIGRATARAFNEEEWTVYATARDTDDVGDLAEAGCETAELDVTDGEQVEAVVDRIVEEHGRVDCLVNNAGYGQHGPAEDVPADLFERQLDVNVVGPHRLVRAVLPHMRAREEGTIVNVSSVAGRLAPPGMSAYSASKFALEGYSDALRNEVARFGIDVALVEPGPVETNFRERAESEMKGLRRTDAYDWLYEAQEDASLVSGDSSPFASTPEEVANTILEAGVSTDPDPRYVVGGFAKAVLYGRFVPDRLRDRLLGLAGRL; this is translated from the coding sequence ATGGAACGTACGATCCTCGTCACCGGCGCGTCGTCCGGCATCGGCCGGGCGACGGCGCGGGCCTTCAACGAGGAGGAGTGGACCGTCTACGCCACCGCGCGCGACACCGACGACGTGGGCGACCTCGCCGAGGCGGGCTGTGAGACGGCCGAACTCGACGTGACCGACGGCGAGCAGGTCGAGGCCGTCGTCGACCGCATCGTCGAGGAGCACGGCCGCGTGGACTGTCTCGTCAACAACGCGGGCTACGGCCAGCACGGCCCCGCCGAGGACGTGCCCGCGGACCTGTTCGAGCGGCAACTCGACGTGAACGTCGTCGGGCCACACCGCCTCGTCCGGGCCGTTCTCCCGCACATGCGCGCCCGCGAGGAGGGGACTATCGTGAACGTCTCCTCCGTGGCCGGCCGGCTCGCGCCGCCGGGGATGAGCGCCTACTCCGCCTCGAAGTTCGCGCTGGAGGGGTACTCCGACGCGCTCAGGAACGAGGTGGCGCGCTTCGGTATCGACGTGGCGCTCGTCGAGCCGGGGCCGGTGGAGACGAACTTCCGCGAGCGCGCGGAGTCCGAAATGAAGGGCCTGCGCCGGACCGACGCGTACGACTGGCTCTACGAGGCACAGGAGGACGCCTCCCTCGTCTCCGGGGACTCGTCGCCGTTCGCCTCGACGCCCGAGGAGGTGGCGAACACGATACTGGAGGCGGGCGTCTCGACGGACCCGGACCCGCGCTACGTCGTCGGCGGGTTCGCCAAGGCCGTGCTGTACGGCCGGTTCGTCCCCGACCGCCTGCGCGACCGCCTGCTCGGGCTGGCGGGCCGGCTCTGA
- a CDS encoding ArsA family ATPase: MSDIDVEVVEDLSPAVDAPEYVLYGGKGGVGKTTMAAATALASARDGTATLAVSTDPAHSLSDALGREVPATPARIDDEVPLYGAEIDPENLDGGPFGAADGAGAGAMGGLGGLLGGDGMGAGSMPGADEAAAMQLLLRYMDDERFDRVVVDTAPTGHTLRLLELPDVMDSMVGKLLSLRERMSGMMGSIGGLFGGNGPDEEQMEQGVEDLRELSARVERLRAVLTDPARTDFRVVLVPEAMSVSESKRLVARLDEFSIPVGTVVVNRVMQPLAEVADVDPDWFVAPDLADCEFCARRWEVQRGALADAQELFRGHAVKRVPLFADEVRGEEALRVVAACLD, translated from the coding sequence ATGAGCGACATCGACGTGGAGGTGGTCGAGGACCTCTCGCCCGCCGTGGACGCCCCGGAGTACGTGCTGTACGGCGGGAAGGGCGGCGTCGGCAAGACGACGATGGCGGCCGCGACGGCGCTGGCCTCCGCCCGCGACGGCACCGCGACCCTCGCCGTCTCGACGGACCCGGCCCACTCGCTGTCGGACGCGCTCGGCCGCGAGGTGCCCGCGACGCCCGCGCGCATCGACGACGAGGTGCCGCTGTACGGCGCGGAGATAGACCCCGAGAACCTCGACGGCGGGCCGTTCGGCGCGGCCGACGGCGCGGGTGCCGGCGCGATGGGCGGCCTCGGGGGCCTGCTCGGCGGCGACGGGATGGGCGCGGGGTCGATGCCCGGCGCGGACGAGGCGGCGGCGATGCAGTTGCTCCTCCGCTACATGGACGACGAGCGGTTCGACCGCGTCGTCGTGGACACCGCGCCGACGGGCCACACCCTGCGGCTGCTCGAACTCCCCGACGTGATGGACTCGATGGTCGGGAAACTGCTCTCGCTGCGCGAGCGGATGTCGGGGATGATGGGCTCCATCGGCGGCCTGTTCGGCGGGAACGGCCCAGACGAGGAGCAGATGGAGCAGGGCGTCGAGGACCTGCGCGAGCTGTCGGCGCGCGTCGAGCGCCTCCGGGCGGTGCTCACCGACCCGGCCCGCACCGACTTCCGGGTCGTGCTCGTCCCCGAGGCGATGAGCGTGAGCGAGTCGAAGCGGCTGGTCGCGCGGCTGGACGAGTTCTCGATTCCGGTCGGCACCGTCGTCGTGAACCGGGTGATGCAGCCGCTCGCGGAGGTGGCCGACGTCGACCCCGACTGGTTCGTCGCGCCGGACCTCGCGGACTGCGAGTTCTGTGCGCGCCGGTGGGAGGTCCAGCGCGGCGCGCTCGCGGACGCCCAGGAGCTCTTCCGGGGACACGCCGTCAAGCGCGTGCCGCTGTTCGCCGACGAGGTGCGCGGCGAGGAGGCGCTGCGCGTCGTCGCGGCCTGTCTGGACTAG
- the cofH gene encoding 7,8-didemethyl-8-hydroxy-5-deazariboflavin synthase subunit CofH: MQGDDEFGFEHVPVTGQSFENALATARDGDRLTVDDAVELFTTGTATEGIDERRKELVLEAADRRRAEVVGEEVTFVANLNNNVTTACNTGCLFCNFKDTAANFERDSGVDHPGFTKTPAESRAIVRDALDRGIYEVTSVSGLHPAFALDDEHHEILRGYDDAASAVNYKPPERYDTDPGTYVEQMRAMSRDGAHLHSMTPEEAYHAVRGTDWDYDEAYGRLKDAGLASVPGTAAEILVDEVREVICPGKMDTRAWLDAMEAAAGVGLPMTATMMYGHVENEAHRALHLKRVRDLQDRTGNITEFVPLSFVHETTPLYERGIVDGGASPAEDELMIAVSRLFLDNVEHVQSSWVKYGDAGGLKMLSCGADDFMGTILSEEITKRAGGGHGEFRSFDDYAEMIRAVGRVPVERSTDYERRRVLRGDGPHGPTLGPRADGTPLLSPGERAGRADAASADD; the protein is encoded by the coding sequence GTGCAAGGCGACGACGAGTTCGGCTTCGAACACGTCCCCGTCACGGGGCAGTCGTTCGAGAACGCGCTGGCGACGGCGCGCGACGGCGACCGCCTGACGGTCGACGACGCCGTCGAACTGTTCACCACGGGCACGGCGACCGAGGGCATCGACGAGCGCCGCAAGGAACTCGTCCTCGAAGCCGCGGACCGCCGACGCGCCGAGGTCGTCGGCGAGGAGGTTACGTTCGTCGCCAACCTCAACAACAACGTCACGACGGCCTGCAACACCGGCTGTCTGTTCTGCAACTTCAAGGACACCGCCGCGAACTTCGAGCGCGACTCGGGGGTCGACCACCCCGGCTTCACCAAGACGCCAGCGGAGTCGCGCGCTATCGTCCGCGACGCGCTCGACCGGGGTATCTACGAGGTCACGTCGGTGTCGGGCCTCCACCCGGCGTTCGCGCTGGACGACGAGCACCACGAGATACTCCGCGGCTACGACGACGCCGCGAGCGCGGTGAACTACAAGCCGCCCGAGCGGTACGACACCGACCCCGGCACCTACGTCGAGCAGATGCGGGCGATGAGCCGCGACGGCGCGCACCTCCACTCGATGACGCCGGAGGAGGCGTACCACGCCGTCCGCGGCACGGACTGGGACTACGACGAGGCGTACGGGCGGCTGAAGGACGCCGGCCTCGCCTCCGTCCCCGGCACCGCCGCGGAGATACTGGTGGACGAGGTGCGCGAGGTCATCTGTCCGGGGAAGATGGACACGCGGGCGTGGCTCGACGCGATGGAGGCCGCCGCGGGCGTCGGCCTGCCGATGACGGCGACGATGATGTACGGCCACGTCGAGAACGAGGCGCACCGGGCGCTCCACCTGAAGCGCGTGCGCGACCTGCAGGACCGCACGGGGAACATCACCGAGTTCGTCCCGCTCTCCTTCGTCCACGAGACGACGCCGCTGTACGAGCGGGGTATCGTGGACGGGGGCGCGTCCCCCGCCGAGGACGAACTGATGATCGCCGTCTCCAGGCTGTTCCTCGACAACGTCGAGCACGTCCAGTCGTCGTGGGTGAAGTACGGCGACGCGGGCGGCCTGAAGATGCTCTCCTGCGGCGCGGACGACTTCATGGGCACCATCCTCTCCGAGGAGATAACGAAGCGCGCGGGCGGCGGCCACGGCGAGTTCCGCTCGTTCGACGACTACGCCGAGATGATACGCGCCGTCGGGCGCGTCCCCGTCGAGCGCTCGACGGACTACGAGCGGCGGCGCGTCCTCCGGGGCGACGGCCCGCACGGCCCGACGCTCGGCCCGCGCGCCGACGGCACCCCGCTCCTGTCGCCGGGCGAGCGCGCCGGCCGCGCGGACGCCGCCAGCGCGGACGACTGA
- a CDS encoding ABC transporter ATP-binding protein: protein MSRGSDDESGLMAAERAAVRRPMRRLLVAYGRRYPFPVAVALAANTLSPLFALVPAFVLGVTIDALFLGSRPYALPLVPDGVVPATDADRLVFSVALVAGAALVGAVLTWAGSWGWTAFAERVQHDVRTDAYDRLQRLGMDFFTERQTGELSSVVGSDVNQLNRFLDGWLGRTLSIVVQLVGTGLVMWSLDPGLALVALVPAPVLVVVSYLFVREIRPLYRESRGSFGRLSGRIENNLSGIEVVKSFTTEPFEAERVADASREHAAARYAAAALNVRFGPSLSLVTGLGFALVLLVGGLWVVTGRVGPFAGALTVGTLVVFLDYTRQFTAPMTQAGVLLNNYEDVKASAVRVFALVDYPVSVGERADAVALAAPAGRVEFDGVSFAYPRPEGEGDDEPHPVVRDVSFVAEPGETVGLVGPTGSGKSTLAKLLLRLYDPDEGVVRVDGRDAREYTLASLRGAVGYVSQEPFLFSGTVRENIAYGAAATDAEVEAAARAAAAHEFIERLPDGYDTEVGQRGVKLSGGQRQRLAIARVVLKDPPILVLDEATSHVDNETELLIQRSLAGLIEGRTTFVIAHRLSTVRRADRVLVLDDGEIVERGGHEELLAAGGLYANLWAVQVGDVESLPPEFVARIAAHEAEAGGD, encoded by the coding sequence ATGTCCCGCGGCTCCGACGACGAATCGGGGCTGATGGCCGCGGAGCGGGCCGCGGTCCGCCGACCGATGCGTCGCCTCCTCGTCGCGTACGGCCGCCGCTACCCGTTCCCCGTAGCCGTCGCGCTGGCGGCGAACACGCTGTCGCCGCTGTTCGCGCTCGTCCCCGCGTTCGTCCTCGGCGTCACCATCGACGCGCTCTTCCTCGGGTCGCGCCCCTACGCGCTCCCGCTCGTCCCCGACGGGGTCGTTCCGGCGACGGACGCGGACAGGCTCGTCTTCTCCGTCGCGCTCGTCGCGGGCGCGGCCCTCGTCGGCGCGGTGCTGACGTGGGCGGGCAGTTGGGGGTGGACCGCGTTCGCCGAGCGCGTCCAACACGACGTTCGTACCGACGCGTACGACCGCCTCCAGCGGCTCGGGATGGACTTCTTCACCGAGCGCCAGACGGGGGAGCTGTCGAGCGTCGTCGGGAGCGACGTGAACCAGCTCAACCGCTTCCTCGACGGCTGGCTCGGGCGGACGCTCTCCATCGTCGTCCAGCTGGTCGGGACGGGCCTCGTCATGTGGTCGCTCGACCCCGGCCTCGCGCTCGTCGCGCTGGTGCCCGCGCCCGTCCTCGTCGTCGTGAGCTACCTGTTCGTGCGGGAGATACGCCCGCTGTACCGCGAGTCGCGGGGGAGCTTCGGCCGGCTCTCGGGCCGCATCGAGAACAACCTCTCGGGCATCGAGGTGGTGAAGTCGTTCACGACGGAGCCGTTCGAGGCCGAGCGCGTCGCCGACGCCTCCCGGGAACACGCGGCCGCGCGCTACGCCGCCGCCGCGCTCAACGTCCGGTTCGGGCCGAGCCTCTCGCTCGTCACGGGGCTGGGGTTCGCGCTCGTCCTGCTCGTCGGGGGGCTGTGGGTCGTGACGGGGCGGGTCGGCCCCTTCGCGGGCGCGCTCACCGTCGGGACGCTCGTCGTCTTCCTCGACTACACCCGGCAGTTCACCGCGCCGATGACGCAGGCCGGCGTCCTGCTCAACAACTACGAGGACGTCAAGGCCTCCGCCGTGCGCGTGTTCGCGCTCGTCGACTACCCCGTCAGCGTCGGGGAGCGGGCCGACGCGGTGGCGCTCGCGGCCCCCGCGGGCCGCGTCGAGTTCGACGGCGTCTCGTTCGCCTACCCGCGCCCCGAGGGCGAGGGGGACGACGAGCCGCACCCGGTCGTCCGGGACGTGTCGTTCGTCGCGGAGCCGGGCGAGACGGTCGGCCTCGTCGGGCCGACCGGCTCCGGGAAGTCGACGCTTGCGAAGCTCCTGCTCCGGCTCTACGACCCCGACGAGGGGGTCGTGCGCGTGGACGGCCGCGACGCCCGCGAGTACACGCTCGCGAGCCTCCGCGGGGCGGTCGGCTACGTCTCGCAGGAACCGTTCCTCTTCTCGGGCACCGTCCGCGAGAACATCGCCTACGGCGCGGCGGCCACGGACGCGGAGGTGGAGGCCGCGGCGCGCGCCGCCGCCGCCCACGAGTTCATCGAGCGGCTCCCCGACGGCTACGACACCGAGGTCGGCCAGCGGGGCGTCAAGCTCTCCGGCGGCCAGCGCCAGCGGCTCGCCATCGCCCGCGTCGTGCTGAAGGACCCCCCGATACTCGTCCTCGACGAGGCGACGAGCCACGTCGACAACGAGACGGAGCTACTGATACAGCGGTCGCTCGCCGGGCTCATCGAGGGGCGCACCACGTTCGTCATCGCCCACCGGCTCTCGACGGTGCGGCGGGCCGACCGCGTGCTCGTGCTGGACGACGGGGAGATAGTCGAGCGCGGCGGCCACGAGGAACTGCTCGCGGCCGGGGGGCTGTACGCGAACCTCTGGGCGGTGCAGGTCGGGGACGTGGAGTCCCTCCCGCCGGAGTTCGTCGCGCGCATCGCCGCGCACGAGGCCGAGGCCGGCGGCGACTAG
- the cofG gene encoding 7,8-didemethyl-8-hydroxy-5-deazariboflavin synthase subunit CofG, producing MIPGTDEYGVEVAVGDADVDALLAVGPDDVEAADALTFARNVFVPLTTACRYTCTYCTYYDPPGAASLMSPEEVREVCERGADAGCTEALFTFGDDPDDRYTEIHAQLDEWGYDSIHAYLRRACEIALDAGLLPHANPGDQTRDQMELVADLNASMGTMLETTAEVRAHGGPRAKSPGQRLRTIETAGELSVPFTTGILVGIGEDRRDRAESLLAIADLHERHGHVQEVIVQPVSPNERWTDPGPALDIMRETTAMARHALPEEVSVQSPPNLAPVRDLLDCGVDDLGGVSPVTDDHVNPDYAWPELRELEAIAADAGVPLHERLPVYQRFLDEPGWVSERVRAELAADTAAGARYRAVLD from the coding sequence GTGATTCCCGGGACGGACGAGTACGGAGTCGAGGTCGCCGTCGGCGACGCCGACGTCGATGCCCTGCTCGCGGTCGGTCCCGACGACGTCGAGGCGGCCGACGCGCTCACGTTCGCGCGCAACGTCTTCGTCCCCCTGACGACGGCGTGCCGCTACACCTGCACCTACTGCACCTACTACGACCCGCCGGGCGCGGCCTCGCTCATGTCCCCCGAGGAGGTCCGCGAGGTGTGCGAGCGGGGCGCCGACGCCGGCTGTACGGAGGCGCTGTTCACCTTCGGCGACGACCCCGACGACCGCTACACGGAGATACACGCACAGCTGGACGAGTGGGGGTACGACTCGATACACGCCTATCTCCGACGCGCCTGCGAGATAGCCCTCGACGCCGGCCTCCTTCCCCACGCCAACCCCGGCGACCAGACGCGCGACCAGATGGAACTCGTCGCCGACCTGAACGCCTCGATGGGGACGATGCTGGAGACGACCGCCGAGGTGCGGGCCCACGGCGGCCCGCGCGCGAAGTCGCCGGGCCAGCGGCTGCGGACCATCGAGACGGCTGGGGAACTCTCCGTCCCGTTCACGACCGGCATCCTCGTCGGCATCGGGGAGGACCGGCGGGACCGCGCCGAGAGCCTGCTCGCCATCGCCGACCTCCACGAGCGACACGGCCACGTCCAGGAGGTCATCGTCCAGCCGGTCAGCCCGAACGAGCGGTGGACGGACCCCGGTCCGGCGCTCGACATCATGCGCGAGACCACCGCGATGGCGCGGCACGCGCTCCCCGAGGAGGTGAGCGTCCAGTCGCCCCCGAACCTCGCGCCCGTGCGCGACCTGCTCGACTGCGGCGTGGACGACCTCGGCGGCGTCTCGCCCGTGACGGACGACCACGTCAACCCCGACTACGCGTGGCCCGAGCTCCGCGAACTGGAGGCCATCGCCGCGGACGCCGGGGTCCCCTTGCACGAGCGGCTCCCCGTCTACCAGCGCTTCCTCGACGAGCCGGGGTGGGTCTCCGAGCGCGTCCGCGCCGAACTCGCGGCCGACACCGCTGCCGGGGCGCGCTACCGGGCCGTCCTCGACTAG
- the cofC gene encoding 2-phospho-L-lactate guanylyltransferase, with protein MRVLVPFGARDPKRRLAPVLDADERRAFADAMLADVLDALADHDPVVLADASVEADAPVVVDERPLGEAVNAELAASAPTAVVMADLPLLTRRAVERLFAPDADVTLAPGLGGGTNALVARDPDFRTDYHGASVRDHRRAARALGASVATVDSFRLAVDADEPSDLAEVLLHGEGAAADWLRDHGGRVETTDGRVRFAREEPATGT; from the coding sequence ATGCGCGTCCTCGTCCCGTTCGGGGCGCGCGACCCGAAGCGCCGTCTCGCACCCGTTCTCGACGCCGACGAGCGGCGCGCGTTCGCCGACGCGATGCTCGCGGACGTGCTCGACGCGCTCGCCGACCACGACCCGGTCGTGCTCGCGGACGCGTCCGTCGAGGCCGACGCCCCGGTCGTCGTCGACGAGCGGCCGCTCGGCGAGGCCGTCAACGCCGAACTCGCGGCGTCCGCCCCGACCGCGGTGGTCATGGCGGACCTGCCGCTGCTCACTCGTAGGGCCGTCGAGCGGCTGTTCGCGCCCGATGCCGACGTGACGCTCGCGCCCGGCCTCGGCGGCGGGACGAACGCCCTCGTCGCCCGCGACCCCGACTTCCGGACGGACTACCACGGCGCCTCGGTCCGCGACCACCGGCGGGCCGCCCGGGCGCTCGGCGCCTCGGTCGCGACGGTCGATTCCTTCCGGCTCGCCGTGGACGCCGACGAGCCGAGCGACCTCGCCGAGGTCCTGCTTCACGGGGAGGGCGCGGCGGCCGACTGGCTCCGCGACCACGGTGGCCGCGTCGAGACGACCGACGGCCGGGTGCGGTTCGCGCGGGAGGAACCGGCCACAGGTACATAG